A portion of the Natronococcus sp. AD-5 genome contains these proteins:
- a CDS encoding NADP-dependent malic enzyme encodes MSLEDDSLEYHESEPPGKIEVTTTKPTNTQRELSLAYSPGVAGPCREIAADPDTGYRYTGKGNLVGVVSNGSAVLGLGDIGPQASKPVMEGKGVLFKRFADIDVFDIELDHEDPDAFVESVAGMGPTFGGINLEDIAAPECFTIEERLRERMDIPVFHDDQHGTAIISGAALLNAVELADKNLESVTVTFAGAGAAAVATARFYVSLGVRTENITMVDIDGILTTDRAEAGDLDPYSREFARDVPDGGLADAIDGADVFVGLSAGGIVDQEMVQSMADDPIVFAMANPDPEIGYEEAKTARDDTVIMATGRSDYPNQVNNVLGFPFIFRGALDVRAIEINEAMKVAAAEALAELAREDVPDAVRKAYGDQPLQFGPEYIIPKPMDPRVLFEVAPAVAEAAIDSGAARADLERDAYVEELEARLGKSREMMRVVLNKAKSDPRRVALAEGENEKMIRAAYQIEEQGIAMPILIGDESEIRQTAANLGLDFEPQVADPAAGAHDEYVDALYERRRRKGITRTEARERVRESNYFASMMVQQGDADAMLTGLTNHYPSALRPPLQVIGTADDVQYAAGVYMLTFKNRVVFLADATVNQDPDAETLAEVTRHAAEIARRFDVEPRAALLSYSDFGSVDNEGTRKPRRAAERLRADPTVDFPVDGEMQADTAVVEDLLEGTYEFAELDEPANVLVLPNLEAGNIAYKLLQRLGGAEAVGPMLAGMAEPVHVLQRDDEVRDIVNLAAVATVEAQESE; translated from the coding sequence ATGTCACTGGAGGACGACTCGCTCGAGTATCACGAATCCGAACCGCCCGGGAAAATCGAGGTCACGACGACGAAACCGACGAACACGCAGCGGGAACTGAGCCTCGCCTATTCGCCGGGTGTCGCCGGTCCGTGTCGCGAAATCGCGGCCGATCCCGACACCGGGTACCGGTACACGGGGAAGGGGAATCTCGTCGGCGTCGTCTCGAACGGCAGCGCCGTACTCGGGCTCGGGGACATCGGTCCGCAGGCGTCGAAACCGGTCATGGAGGGGAAGGGCGTCCTGTTCAAGCGGTTCGCCGACATCGACGTCTTCGACATCGAACTCGATCACGAGGATCCGGACGCGTTCGTCGAGTCGGTCGCGGGAATGGGGCCGACGTTCGGCGGCATTAATCTCGAGGACATCGCGGCACCGGAATGTTTCACGATCGAGGAACGACTCCGCGAGCGAATGGACATTCCGGTGTTCCACGACGACCAACACGGGACGGCGATCATCAGCGGCGCAGCGTTGCTGAACGCCGTCGAGCTCGCCGACAAGAATCTCGAGTCGGTGACCGTCACGTTCGCGGGCGCCGGGGCGGCGGCGGTCGCGACAGCCCGGTTTTACGTCTCGCTGGGCGTCCGAACGGAGAATATCACGATGGTCGACATCGACGGCATCCTCACGACTGACCGAGCGGAGGCGGGCGATCTGGACCCCTACAGCAGAGAATTCGCTCGAGACGTTCCTGACGGCGGTCTCGCGGACGCGATCGACGGGGCGGACGTCTTCGTCGGGTTATCCGCCGGCGGGATCGTCGACCAAGAGATGGTCCAATCCATGGCCGACGATCCGATCGTCTTCGCGATGGCGAACCCCGACCCCGAGATCGGCTACGAGGAGGCCAAGACCGCTCGCGACGACACGGTGATCATGGCGACCGGGCGCTCCGACTACCCGAACCAGGTCAACAACGTGCTCGGCTTCCCCTTTATCTTCCGCGGCGCGCTCGACGTTCGTGCGATCGAAATCAACGAGGCGATGAAGGTCGCCGCCGCGGAGGCGCTCGCCGAGCTCGCCCGCGAGGACGTCCCCGACGCCGTCCGCAAGGCCTACGGCGACCAACCCCTCCAGTTCGGCCCCGAGTACATTATCCCGAAGCCGATGGATCCGCGCGTGCTGTTCGAGGTCGCCCCCGCAGTCGCCGAGGCCGCGATCGACAGCGGCGCCGCCCGGGCCGATCTCGAGCGAGACGCCTACGTCGAGGAACTCGAGGCGCGGTTAGGCAAGTCCCGCGAGATGATGCGCGTCGTCCTGAACAAAGCGAAGAGCGATCCCCGGCGGGTCGCCCTCGCGGAGGGCGAGAACGAGAAGATGATCCGGGCGGCCTACCAGATCGAAGAGCAGGGGATCGCCATGCCGATTCTGATCGGCGACGAGAGCGAGATCCGACAGACGGCCGCGAATCTCGGGCTGGACTTCGAGCCGCAGGTCGCCGATCCGGCCGCCGGTGCGCACGACGAGTACGTCGACGCCCTCTACGAGCGGCGCCGACGCAAGGGGATCACGCGGACGGAGGCGCGAGAGCGCGTTCGCGAGAGTAACTACTTCGCATCGATGATGGTGCAACAGGGCGACGCCGACGCGATGCTGACGGGATTGACTAACCACTACCCCTCTGCGCTGCGGCCGCCGCTGCAGGTCATCGGCACCGCGGACGACGTCCAGTACGCCGCCGGCGTCTACATGCTGACGTTCAAGAACCGCGTCGTCTTCCTCGCGGACGCGACGGTCAACCAGGATCCTGACGCGGAGACGCTTGCGGAAGTTACCCGACACGCCGCCGAGATCGCTCGCCGGTTCGACGTCGAGCCGCGGGCCGCGCTCCTGTCGTACTCGGACTTCGGCAGCGTCGACAACGAGGGGACCCGCAAACCCCGGCGCGCGGCTGAGCGACTCCGGGCCGATCCGACAGTCGACTTCCCGGTCGACGGCGAGATGCAGGCCGACACCGCCGTCGTCGAGGACCTCCTCGAGGGGACGTACGAGTTCGCCGAACTCGACGAGCCGGCGAACGTGCTCGTCCTGCCGAACCTCGAAGCGGGCAACATCGCGTACAAACTGCTCCAGCGACTCGGCGGCGCCGAGGCCGTCGGGCCGATGCTCGCCGGGATGGCCGAACCCGTTCACGTCCTCCAGCGCGATGATGAGGTTAGAGACATCGTGAATCTGGCGGCTGTTGCGACGGTCGAGGCCCAGGAATCCGAGTAG
- a CDS encoding cupin domain-containing protein, translating into MGYHLIDPDDLEQWDDRPTDVRSLSVAAGYDYQDSKLGLRVYELLPGEQSGLRYHYHDDQVEAFYVLEGTLHVETPDDEYVVETDHALFVDPGSPQRAFNPDHAETTVRILAIGAPSVDDAHAYDPSDDA; encoded by the coding sequence ATGGGGTACCATCTCATCGACCCTGACGATCTCGAGCAGTGGGACGACCGTCCGACTGACGTCCGGTCACTCAGTGTCGCGGCCGGATACGACTACCAGGACTCGAAGCTCGGGCTTCGAGTGTACGAACTCTTACCCGGCGAGCAGTCGGGTCTGCGCTACCACTACCACGACGACCAGGTCGAAGCGTTCTACGTTCTCGAGGGCACTCTTCACGTCGAAACTCCGGACGACGAGTACGTCGTTGAAACGGATCACGCCCTCTTCGTCGATCCTGGGAGCCCACAGCGAGCGTTCAATCCCGACCATGCCGAGACAACCGTCCGGATCCTCGCCATCGGGGCTCCGTCAGTCGACGACGCTCACGCGTACGACCCGTCCGATGACGCGTGA
- a CDS encoding 2-hydroxycarboxylate transporter family protein produces the protein MYKTISEYKYEIESTIWADEVAYGIPFYIYLPLLLTVFAAVFTGNLPDDMVGATAFLLAVAGITVYIGDRLPIWRTWFGGGLVLCLVLGLVINYYALIPAESYQSVESFLTEGSNMLDWFIAALIAGSILSMPRSYLVRALPIYAPSVIGGLVFAAVTVYVAGAVLGFGGLDSILTVLIPVFGGGMGAGGIPLSEIYASETGTNFEQMFSIIAPAIILGNMVGILFAAVAHRIGTMRPSLSGDGVVMPEEKWKPDAGIETPDVSLTEETIVMGWVIAMGLLLLGYILATWIPIHPFAIMILLTIGIKVSGVFPVKLEEGAGHFYNFMVAGFVGPLLLAIGMALIDIQVLVEMLNPVYFALVIFAVTGGAIGAAFVGYLFGMFPIEAALCGGLCMVNMGGSGDVATLAAAERMELMAFAQMSSRIGGALMLLIGQTAISLWGTALV, from the coding sequence ATGTATAAAACGATCAGTGAATACAAGTATGAAATTGAATCGACCATTTGGGCAGATGAGGTCGCGTACGGAATACCGTTCTACATTTATCTTCCGCTGTTGCTGACGGTCTTTGCCGCTGTATTCACGGGTAATCTTCCCGATGACATGGTGGGAGCGACCGCGTTCCTGCTGGCCGTTGCAGGAATCACCGTTTATATCGGAGACCGACTGCCGATCTGGCGCACTTGGTTCGGTGGCGGTCTGGTTCTCTGTCTGGTCCTCGGACTAGTCATTAATTATTACGCGCTCATCCCCGCCGAGTCATACCAATCCGTAGAATCTTTCCTGACGGAAGGATCGAATATGTTGGATTGGTTTATCGCGGCACTGATCGCGGGAAGTATCCTGTCAATGCCACGCTCGTACCTTGTGCGGGCACTGCCGATTTACGCACCTTCCGTGATCGGCGGCCTCGTATTTGCTGCAGTAACCGTATATGTAGCGGGGGCCGTCCTCGGCTTCGGGGGACTGGATTCGATCCTGACCGTACTCATCCCCGTTTTCGGCGGCGGAATGGGCGCGGGTGGCATTCCGCTGAGTGAGATCTACGCGAGCGAGACTGGGACGAACTTCGAGCAGATGTTCTCGATCATCGCCCCTGCGATTATCCTCGGTAACATGGTCGGGATCCTCTTCGCTGCCGTCGCACACCGGATCGGGACGATGCGTCCCTCGCTGAGCGGTGATGGCGTCGTCATGCCCGAAGAAAAGTGGAAACCGGACGCCGGCATCGAGACCCCGGACGTCTCGCTGACCGAAGAGACGATCGTCATGGGATGGGTGATCGCGATGGGACTCCTGCTCCTCGGCTATATTCTCGCGACGTGGATACCGATTCACCCGTTCGCGATCATGATCCTGCTCACGATCGGAATCAAAGTATCGGGGGTGTTCCCGGTGAAATTAGAAGAGGGAGCCGGCCACTTCTACAACTTTATGGTCGCAGGGTTCGTCGGTCCGCTGCTTCTCGCGATTGGAATGGCGCTTATCGACATCCAAGTACTCGTAGAGATGCTTAATCCGGTGTATTTCGCCCTCGTAATCTTTGCCGTCACGGGCGGCGCGATCGGTGCCGCGTTCGTCGGGTACCTATTCGGGATGTTCCCGATCGAAGCAGCGCTCTGTGGCGGACTCTGCATGGTAAATATGGGCGGATCCGGTGACGTCGCAACGCTCGCTGCAGCGGAGCGAATGGAACTAATGGCATTCGCGCAGATGTCTTCGCGAATCGGCGGTGCACTCATGCTGCTCATCGGTCAGACCGCTATTTCCTTGTGGGGAACGGCACTAGTCTAG
- a CDS encoding MFS transporter yields the protein MRYLSAPKRVAVDLWSGGRGKMLLAIAFGWFLSISTRMIYPALLPHLRTTYGLTLTTAGLLLTVLWTAYGLGQLPGGMLADWAGERLLLILSSLIASGMLALVVIADSPVILFAATSLFGLGTALYGVSRFTILKDIYPDRLGTATGVTMAAGDVGNAVMPPAAGFVAAAIAWQYGFGFIIPLFLLAAVALWITLPTRTSASPPLAETISRERIVSMFRQPVVLHAVVLLVLWGAIIQAFMGFYPTYLIDVKGLPTHLATGLFGLFFALGTLIKPLAGRAYDRIGVRYPLLIMMSVTVVALVALPLSTGFWSFVVITLLASNLLGYETIVISNLTERLPENARGTGLGSLRTIYIMLGALSPVLFGAVANRGYFDEAFFGLAVLTGVVVLLIWSYIDY from the coding sequence GTGCGCTACCTTTCCGCACCTAAACGTGTAGCCGTCGATCTCTGGAGCGGTGGTCGGGGGAAGATGCTGCTCGCCATCGCGTTCGGCTGGTTTCTCTCGATCAGCACCCGGATGATCTATCCGGCCTTGTTACCCCACCTGCGTACGACGTACGGACTTACGCTTACGACTGCTGGCCTGTTGTTGACCGTGCTATGGACCGCGTACGGGCTCGGGCAACTCCCCGGGGGTATGCTCGCCGATTGGGCCGGTGAACGGCTGCTGTTGATACTGAGTTCCCTGATTGCGTCCGGAATGCTCGCGCTCGTCGTGATCGCGGACTCGCCCGTTATTCTGTTCGCCGCCACGTCGCTGTTCGGGCTGGGAACGGCTCTGTACGGCGTCTCTCGGTTTACTATCCTCAAGGACATTTATCCCGACCGGCTCGGCACGGCGACCGGCGTAACGATGGCAGCGGGGGATGTCGGGAACGCGGTGATGCCTCCGGCCGCCGGGTTCGTCGCGGCCGCGATCGCCTGGCAATACGGCTTCGGCTTCATCATCCCGCTGTTTCTTCTCGCAGCGGTGGCCCTCTGGATTACGCTCCCGACCCGGACGTCGGCGTCTCCCCCGCTCGCTGAGACGATCTCCCGCGAGCGTATCGTGTCGATGTTCCGTCAGCCGGTCGTTCTCCACGCGGTCGTCCTGCTCGTCCTGTGGGGGGCGATCATCCAGGCGTTCATGGGGTTCTATCCCACCTACCTGATCGACGTAAAGGGACTGCCGACGCACCTCGCCACCGGCCTGTTCGGGCTGTTTTTCGCGCTCGGAACCCTGATCAAGCCGCTCGCAGGACGGGCGTACGACCGCATCGGCGTCCGCTATCCCCTCTTGATCATGATGAGCGTCACGGTCGTCGCGCTCGTCGCACTTCCGCTCTCGACGGGATTCTGGTCGTTCGTGGTGATCACGCTACTCGCGAGCAACCTCCTCGGGTACGAAACGATCGTCATCTCCAATCTCACCGAGAGGCTCCCGGAAAACGCTCGGGGAACGGGCCTAGGAAGCCTGCGAACGATCTACATTATGCTCGGCGCGTTGAGCCCCGTTCTCTTCGGGGCAGTCGCCAACCGGGGGTATTTCGACGAGGCGTTCTTTGGTCTCGCCGTATTGACGGGAGTGGTGGTACTCCTGATATGGTCTTACATCGACTATTAG
- a CDS encoding MFS transporter — MNRNDRSITGFVMVSHAIVHTYELSIPILMVLWLSEFSVSTALLGTVVAVGYGLFGVGALPGGILVDRFGSQELVTACLAGMGASFLLLSIAPNVLTIMGALCVWGLAASVYHPAGLSLISKGVEERGTGFAYHGMAGNLGIALGPLLTAVLLLFFEWRIVTVLLIAPTAVAVLYAISVEFDETAAVQAQADGGTPASKRRGTLAQFVADSRSLFTVGFTVAFFVVMMNGLFYRGTLTFLPDVLSGFLPNVTDQMQLFDPGSPMAEEFDPASYLYAGLLMVGIAGQYVGGKLTDRIRTEVGLAVVFGSLTVVAIVFVPAAETGIVPLLIVSALLGFLLFALQPLYQATIAEYSPPGDRGLSYGYTYLGSFGIGAAGAVIAGYLLSAGGVNTTFLGLAAFPVFGAALSLALLRYGCLRE; from the coding sequence ATGAATAGGAACGATAGATCGATCACCGGGTTTGTGATGGTCTCACACGCAATCGTACATACGTACGAACTCTCGATCCCGATCTTGATGGTGCTCTGGCTCTCTGAGTTCTCGGTGAGCACCGCCCTTTTGGGGACCGTCGTCGCGGTCGGCTACGGGCTGTTCGGCGTTGGGGCGCTCCCAGGTGGGATCCTCGTCGACCGCTTCGGATCGCAGGAACTCGTGACCGCGTGTCTTGCTGGGATGGGTGCGTCCTTCCTGTTGCTGAGCATCGCCCCAAACGTCCTCACGATCATGGGTGCGCTGTGTGTCTGGGGACTCGCCGCGAGCGTGTACCATCCTGCCGGGCTGTCGCTGATCAGCAAGGGCGTTGAGGAGCGCGGGACCGGTTTTGCCTACCACGGCATGGCGGGCAATCTGGGGATCGCCCTCGGTCCGCTGCTGACTGCGGTGTTGCTGTTGTTTTTTGAGTGGCGGATTGTCACGGTGCTTCTGATCGCGCCGACGGCTGTCGCGGTACTCTACGCGATATCGGTCGAGTTCGACGAGACCGCCGCCGTCCAGGCGCAAGCGGACGGCGGCACCCCTGCGTCCAAACGTCGAGGGACGCTGGCGCAGTTCGTCGCCGATAGTCGATCGCTGTTCACGGTTGGATTCACCGTCGCGTTCTTCGTGGTCATGATGAACGGGCTCTTCTATCGCGGGACGCTCACGTTTCTGCCCGACGTCTTGAGTGGCTTCCTCCCGAACGTCACCGACCAGATGCAATTGTTCGACCCGGGGAGCCCGATGGCCGAGGAGTTCGACCCCGCCTCCTATCTCTACGCCGGACTGCTGATGGTGGGTATCGCCGGCCAGTACGTCGGCGGCAAGCTGACCGACCGTATCCGGACGGAGGTCGGTCTCGCGGTCGTGTTCGGGTCGCTGACTGTCGTCGCAATCGTGTTCGTTCCTGCCGCTGAAACCGGCATCGTGCCGCTGCTGATCGTGAGCGCACTGCTCGGGTTTCTCCTCTTTGCCCTCCAGCCGTTGTACCAGGCGACCATCGCCGAGTATAGCCCGCCTGGCGACCGCGGGCTCTCGTACGGGTACACCTATCTGGGGAGTTTCGGCATCGGGGCGGCTGGTGCGGTGATCGCCGGCTACCTGCTCTCCGCTGGCGGCGTGAACACGACCTTCCTCGGCTTGGCCGCGTTCCCGGTATTCGGGGCCGCGCTCTCGCTGGCTCTGCTCCGGTACGGGTGCCTGCGAGAGTAG
- a CDS encoding LVIVD repeat-containing protein, giving the protein MPERENGGDGGTARRGFLRSTGAAALGTSIVATGSAAASRDTEDGSRSPRLELVGHTTLGARDGANTHGAVSEEHDLAAAGSFVSVDPELRLVDVSDPANPEMTATIETGPGGDIRNSDIHPSEPWVFTANEGSVDEDGEGAGWAVVDASDKHDPELVGHFTVDGASSGVHNVQTFGDEYLFTVGHGRGLVVYDISTLESPEEVSSFQMPEPGEDHDDGHEHEGDGETIHAAHVRGDYAFLAHWNRGLYVLDVSDPETPEEVASFDYSEEEADVPLRACHHAVPHPQKDICLLGEEVGTGEPGYKHIVEFDLEAGETELLSSFQFPQHAEQPTGSQGYWWTGHFSDWGVGDQQDVLFSGDYKAGVQVFDVSDPEDPVRIDQYLPTEGVDEVRREDPARLDLVDNVPFTWGAESSLAGDSGYVYVSDATTGLYVLKLEGY; this is encoded by the coding sequence ATGCCAGAACGAGAGAACGGCGGCGACGGTGGCACAGCTCGACGGGGATTCCTTCGCAGCACTGGTGCGGCGGCGCTCGGTACGAGCATCGTCGCGACGGGTTCCGCGGCGGCTTCGCGGGACACCGAGGACGGCAGTCGGAGTCCACGGCTCGAACTCGTCGGGCACACCACGCTCGGTGCGCGCGACGGCGCCAATACCCACGGCGCCGTAAGTGAGGAGCACGACCTCGCGGCGGCGGGCTCGTTCGTCTCGGTCGACCCTGAATTACGTCTCGTCGACGTTTCGGATCCCGCCAACCCGGAGATGACCGCGACGATCGAAACCGGTCCCGGCGGCGATATCCGTAACTCGGACATCCACCCCTCGGAACCGTGGGTGTTTACCGCCAACGAAGGTTCGGTCGACGAGGACGGCGAAGGTGCCGGGTGGGCCGTCGTCGATGCGAGCGATAAGCACGATCCCGAACTCGTCGGCCATTTCACCGTCGACGGTGCGTCCAGCGGCGTCCACAACGTCCAGACGTTCGGCGACGAGTACCTTTTCACGGTGGGCCACGGTCGCGGACTCGTCGTCTACGACATCAGCACCCTCGAAAGTCCCGAGGAGGTGTCGTCCTTCCAGATGCCGGAACCGGGCGAGGACCACGACGACGGGCACGAGCACGAGGGCGACGGCGAGACCATTCACGCCGCACACGTCCGCGGCGACTACGCCTTCCTCGCCCACTGGAACCGCGGCCTGTACGTCCTCGACGTGAGCGATCCCGAAACCCCCGAGGAAGTCGCCAGTTTCGACTACTCGGAAGAGGAGGCCGACGTCCCGCTTCGCGCGTGCCATCACGCGGTCCCGCATCCCCAGAAGGACATTTGCCTGCTCGGCGAGGAGGTCGGCACCGGGGAGCCGGGGTACAAGCACATCGTCGAGTTCGACCTCGAGGCCGGCGAGACCGAGCTCCTGTCCTCGTTCCAGTTCCCGCAACACGCCGAGCAGCCGACCGGCAGCCAGGGCTACTGGTGGACGGGCCACTTCTCCGACTGGGGCGTCGGCGACCAGCAGGACGTCCTGTTCAGCGGCGATTACAAGGCCGGCGTCCAGGTGTTCGACGTTTCGGATCCCGAGGACCCCGTGCGTATCGACCAGTACCTCCCGACCGAAGGGGTCGACGAGGTCCGCCGGGAAGATCCCGCGCGGTTGGACTTGGTAGACAACGTTCCGTTCACGTGGGGTGCGGAAAGCTCGCTCGCGGGAGACAGCGGATACGTCTACGTGTCCGACGCCACCACTGGACTCTACGTGCTGAAACTCGAAGGGTACTAA
- a CDS encoding creatininase family protein, producing MPHSSRLDELRHPEVEAYLDSAETPTALIPVGTTEQHGEHLAMGTDAFIPTEICERIADTVDALVGPPINYGASDMHAGYEGITYLNYRTLATVVRDIAYSLAESGFTDVVFISGHLTNDWAAKVGANQASHDLPEENYVYAFPYWDALSGEDMEDYLSFDAGWHANIGETAAVMAIDEDFVDLESTSFDDPNLPEDIENPAALLDHLLVGKGAYYRVSETGTWGDPSEATAELGEEYFDAITHAVAELINTFQEVRDDIYQRQRPDRAQEQW from the coding sequence ATGCCGCATTCTAGTAGACTCGACGAGTTGCGACATCCGGAAGTCGAAGCGTATCTCGACAGCGCGGAGACGCCAACGGCGTTGATTCCGGTCGGGACAACGGAACAGCACGGCGAGCACCTCGCGATGGGTACCGATGCGTTCATTCCGACTGAGATCTGCGAGCGAATCGCTGACACCGTCGACGCGCTCGTCGGTCCACCGATAAACTACGGCGCGTCGGACATGCACGCCGGGTACGAGGGAATCACGTACCTCAACTACCGGACGCTGGCGACGGTGGTGCGCGATATCGCGTATTCGCTGGCCGAGAGCGGGTTCACCGACGTCGTGTTCATCTCGGGGCATCTCACGAACGACTGGGCGGCGAAAGTCGGCGCCAACCAGGCCTCACACGACTTGCCCGAAGAGAACTACGTGTACGCATTCCCCTATTGGGACGCGCTGAGCGGGGAAGACATGGAGGACTACCTCTCCTTCGACGCCGGGTGGCACGCGAACATCGGCGAGACCGCGGCAGTGATGGCCATCGACGAGGACTTCGTCGACCTCGAGAGCACGTCCTTCGACGACCCTAATCTGCCCGAGGACATCGAGAACCCCGCGGCGCTATTGGACCACCTCCTCGTCGGCAAAGGCGCGTACTACCGGGTCAGCGAAACCGGCACGTGGGGTGATCCGAGCGAAGCGACTGCCGAACTCGGCGAAGAGTACTTCGACGCGATCACTCACGCCGTTGCCGAGCTCATCAATACGTTCCAGGAGGTTCGAGACGATATCTACCAGCGCCAGCGTCCGGATCGCGCCCAGGAGCAGTGGTAG
- a CDS encoding CocE/NonD family hydrolase → MRQPLIDRRSLLTTAGVLAGASTFGVSPIAAAADGGIETTEGETEPRYDLDEAESQYVEIEMTFENRDGEEVTETPSLYGEIIHPVDSAGQRITDVPVILTYSPYNDLYQALNGGESPAKDGIAEFFVPRGYARAQFDLIGTRNSGGYYDYGGIRERLSGKKLVDALGQKEWSNGRIGMIGGSYDGTTQLAAAIEAPEHLEAIVPQVAIDRWYDYRFHGACPWDTYGTPTLFDFGFGLIPPAAVDYPDELLDSLTTRVEPSNRLEHEIRSYEYDPTYDEFWIERDYRRRAENVDCAVMMEAGWEDRNVKRWGTTRFYEALSDDHDKRLVVGDWDHSAGQYPDIEALYHAWFDHWLVDDVETDVMNLPPVDVQSASSPRTQFDEWPPAARDELAFGFVDHDAEQGELELLGTGVSSFEDGSPPIGEDEMFDERSSGEDHLMFESRPLEDELRIAGHVSADLLVASEDDTWFTAVVYERGADGNARIFARGFWNSRFRSGIDDERETPTDRTYRVPIECWDIDWTVAEGSRLGLVVASDNDDWVRHDSSNEGTNQVVLEESSLRFDGIAEGLEAATFPTAALSRDTDASAYTAGQTARATVTADSTTEPTLVRDRVPDGWAVVGGDAHSVREIEGATYVEFDEPLESGESRRYYAEVAEDTGTYEYGPLEYSAAGELWAAASDTTESAVVVGLDTS, encoded by the coding sequence ATGCGCCAGCCGCTCATCGACCGACGATCGCTTCTCACGACCGCCGGCGTACTCGCCGGAGCGAGCACGTTCGGAGTCTCGCCGATCGCCGCCGCGGCGGACGGCGGGATCGAGACGACGGAGGGGGAAACCGAGCCCCGATACGATCTCGACGAGGCCGAATCGCAGTACGTCGAGATCGAGATGACGTTCGAGAACCGCGACGGCGAGGAGGTCACCGAGACGCCGTCGCTGTACGGCGAGATCATCCACCCCGTCGACTCGGCGGGGCAGCGGATCACGGACGTCCCCGTCATCCTGACGTACTCGCCGTACAACGACCTGTACCAGGCGCTCAACGGCGGCGAGAGCCCGGCGAAAGACGGCATCGCGGAGTTCTTCGTCCCGCGCGGGTACGCTCGTGCGCAGTTCGACCTCATCGGGACGCGTAACTCCGGCGGCTACTACGACTACGGCGGCATTCGCGAGCGACTCAGCGGGAAGAAACTCGTCGACGCCCTCGGCCAGAAGGAGTGGTCGAACGGCAGGATCGGGATGATCGGCGGCTCCTACGACGGGACGACGCAACTCGCCGCCGCGATCGAGGCGCCCGAGCACCTCGAGGCGATCGTTCCGCAGGTCGCCATCGACCGCTGGTACGACTACCGGTTCCACGGCGCCTGTCCCTGGGACACCTACGGGACGCCGACCCTGTTCGATTTCGGCTTCGGGCTGATCCCGCCCGCGGCGGTCGACTATCCCGACGAGTTGCTCGACTCGCTGACGACCCGCGTCGAACCCAGCAACCGCCTCGAGCACGAGATTCGCTCCTACGAGTACGACCCCACCTACGACGAGTTCTGGATCGAGCGGGACTACCGCCGCCGGGCCGAGAACGTCGACTGCGCCGTCATGATGGAGGCCGGCTGGGAGGACCGCAACGTCAAGCGGTGGGGAACGACCCGGTTCTACGAGGCCCTGTCGGACGACCACGACAAGCGCCTCGTCGTGGGCGACTGGGACCACAGCGCCGGGCAGTACCCCGACATCGAGGCGCTGTACCACGCCTGGTTCGACCACTGGCTGGTCGACGACGTCGAGACGGACGTGATGAACCTGCCTCCGGTAGACGTTCAGTCGGCGAGCTCCCCGCGGACGCAGTTCGACGAGTGGCCGCCGGCCGCGCGCGACGAGCTCGCCTTCGGGTTCGTCGACCACGACGCCGAGCAGGGCGAACTCGAGCTGCTCGGCACCGGCGTCTCGAGCTTCGAGGACGGCTCGCCGCCGATCGGCGAGGACGAGATGTTCGACGAGCGCTCGTCGGGCGAGGACCACCTCATGTTCGAGAGCCGGCCGCTCGAGGACGAGCTTCGAATCGCCGGCCACGTCTCGGCCGACCTCCTGGTCGCCTCGGAGGACGACACCTGGTTCACGGCGGTCGTGTACGAGCGTGGCGCCGACGGCAACGCCAGGATCTTCGCCCGCGGCTTCTGGAACTCGCGGTTCCGGAGCGGGATCGACGACGAGCGGGAGACGCCGACCGACCGGACCTACCGGGTGCCGATCGAGTGCTGGGATATCGACTGGACCGTTGCGGAAGGCAGTCGCCTCGGACTCGTCGTCGCGTCGGACAACGACGACTGGGTCCGCCACGACTCGAGCAACGAGGGAACGAATCAGGTCGTCCTCGAGGAGTCGAGCCTGCGATTCGACGGCATCGCCGAGGGCCTCGAAGCGGCGACGTTTCCCACCGCCGCGCTCTCTCGGGACACCGACGCGTCGGCGTACACGGCCGGCCAGACCGCCCGCGCGACGGTCACCGCCGACTCGACGACGGAACCGACGCTCGTCCGCGACCGCGTTCCCGACGGCTGGGCGGTCGTCGGCGGCGACGCCCACTCGGTTCGTGAGATCGAGGGCGCGACGTACGTCGAGTTCGACGAGCCGCTCGAGAGCGGCGAGTCACGCCGGTACTACGCGGAGGTTGCCGAGGACACCGGGACGTACGAGTACGGACCCCTCGAGTACAGCGCAGCCGGTGAGCTCTGGGCCGCGGCGTCCGACACGACGGAGTCGGCCGTCGTCGTCGGCCTCGACACCTCGTAG